Below is a genomic region from Litoribacterium kuwaitense.
CTTCGCTGTATACATCATGATCATTAGTTAAAGAATTTGTGCGTAACATCGTAAAAATATAGTCAATCACACTAATTAACCAAATCACGACAGCAATAAAGACAAGTAGGTTAATAAACGGCACTTCTGTTGTATAGATGCCAAACAAGCCTTCAATGAAAAAGATAAATCCTGAAATCGCCAAACACATAAAGAAGGCTGAAAAATAAAGAAAGGCACGTCCTCTCTTACGGAGCACCAAATGACCTAGCCCTGGTGCAATAATTGCCAACAAAAATCCAGTTGCATTTGTTTTCATCATCGACCTCATTGACTAGGGCTGGATGTCAGCCAGGCTAACGTTTTCTCATGACTTTCCCCTTCATGATGCTCCTGGACCTTATCCATATATCGAGCTAAACAATCATCACATGCGTATAGGTGCTCCTCCACACGCTCTTCTTCAACTTCAGGCAGTTTTTGTGCTAAATAATCCTCTAATTGCTGTCGGGTCAAATGCTTCACTCAAAGTCCTCCCTATCCCAATGTTTTCGAAGCCACTGGCGGGCTCGGTACAGCTTTATTTCAACAGATTTCGGTTTAACTTTATACACTTCAGCCAGTTGTTCAAAGGTTTTTCCTTCAATATAGTAAGCGATCATAATCTCTCGATATCTCTCAGGGATCTCTTCCAGTCGTTCGCGAATGATGTCTCGCAGCTCTTCTCGAAGCAATCGATCATCAATTGATCTTTGCGGGGCATCTGGTTCGTTGCACGCTCGTTCCCATTTTTGATATTCTCTTTGTTTTTTTCTTTTCATATCAATCGCATGATTAACAGCAATACGTGTCATCCACGTTTTTAAGCCTTTTCCTTGAAATTGCGGAAGCGAGCGATATATTTTAATTAACGCTTCTTGGGTCGCATCCTTTGCTTCCTCAGGATCTCTTAAAACCCCGAGCACCGCACGATACAATGAAGGACCGTATTCCTCAACAATCGCCTGAAAAGCTTCTTCACTTCCCTCCGCCGCAGCTTCGATCGTTTTCTGTGCATCCAAACCGCAAGCCCCCTTCCTTCTGCTACTTCAATAGACGTCCCTTTATCATCATCTCTTTACATCATTTGTATTTTTCTTTAATTTTATCGCACTTTGATCATATCATCTCTTCATCTTTTTTAAGGAGCCAATGGTGCAACCAAAAAACGACCCTTCCTAAGAAAGGTCGATCATCGTATTTCATATGAAGAATTATGATTGCTTAACTTCGGTCTTCCTGGCAAAAGAGTACATCCAAAGCTCCGGTGAAGATGTTGAGACTGCTAAAGCACCACTCGCTAACATGTCTTCTGCATGACCGCGCGTCTCGATCAGGCCACCGGCAATAACGGGAACAGACTTACCATCGGCCACCGGCTGAAAAAAATGTGCTGCTGATGCTGGAAGCACTTGCACGATATCCGGCCCTGATTCTTCCACAGTTTTTAAGCCGCGATCAATGCTTTCACGATCCAATAGCGGCATACGCAGTACACTTAACAACCGATATTGCTGCGCATAACGAACTAGCTTCGGTTTCGAAGTAATGATGCCCGTTGGCTTGACATGATGAGCCAAAAACTCAACACCGTGTCGATCTGTATTTATCCCAGCAATCTTTTCAATATGTAGAAATACCGGAATTCCATAACGGTCAAATAGATTAACATACCTCTTCACTGCACTTAGCGTTCCCGTTTCTAAAAAAACACAGCTGATCTCTGGCTGCAACGCCCTTTCGATCCAACGGATATCTTTTAGAGAGGCCACCTTTTGATAGGCATGGAGACGGTCCAGCACATCACTCTTTGTATGGCGGTTTCCTTTATCCATTGCACTCTCCCCTTCTCTTCACTATAGTCAAGGCACTCTGTTTAATTGTTCACAGATGTCTTCTAATCGTACTAATCATTTGTAAATCTATCGTAAAAAAACTGTGAAATGAACGTAAATTTTACAAACATCCCGACAGCACCTAGTTCATCAATTCATTTATCAAATTGAAAAACCGTCTTGCGAGCAACAAATAACCTTTTGCTGCGAACAATGACGGTTTTTTACTTTATTCTCTTTCTAAAGTGACAGGTGTTTCCTCTCCATCATTCATTAACGTCACTTTTTCTGGCTCACAGCGAATGACGATAAACTCAGGGTCATCAGGACCAGATAAGTAATCGCTCATTTTGTCATTCCACAGCGACCTTTTTAAATCCATATCATCTTCCAGGCTGGCCTGCGCTTCAATTTCAAGAAAAGAGTCATTGGCTCCTTCTCCATCATAGCCAATCAAAATATGAACAGAAGGATTCTCTGCAATATGATTCACTTTATGTGTTTTCTCACTCGTCGCTGTATACAATGTCATCCCTTTATGGAAAAATGTCATGTATCTTGTGAACGGCTTTCCTTCTTTAATTGTGGCCAACGTGCCGACACTGTGGTCATCCAATATTTTTATAATATGTGCCTTTAAATCATTTTGCTTCATACTTGACTCCTTTCTCGTCTTTTTAATAGTCTTCCCTTTTGTCCAATTGTTAAAAACGTAAATCATTGCCGCTTTTTCCCTCTGCGCTATAAAAAAGGTATGTTATACTGTACGTACCACATTTGCAAAGGGGATCATGTATGGAGTTTTCAGTTCGCGAAGAAATTGCCAATGCCATTACACACGGAATTGGCGCATTGCTCAGTATTCCCGCCCTTGTGATGCTTATCATATTTGCTGCCAATGACGGCTCACCTACCCAGATTGTTAGCTTCACCATCTTTGGTGTTTCGATGTTACTCCTGTATACATTCTCGACACTAACGCACAGCCTTCGAGGCACAGCGAAAAAAGTGTTTGAAATTCTTGATCACTCTGCCATTTACTTATTAATTGCCGGTACGTATACACCTTTTGCTTTAGTGACAATCCAAGGGCCCTACGGCTGGACGCTGTTCGGCATCGTCTGGGGACTGGCGATGTTCGGCATTTTATATAAAGCGTTCTTCGTTAACCGGTTTATTATTCTTTCTACCATTGTTATGTCCTCATGGGCTGGCTCGTCATTTTCTTTATTCAACCAATTTACGCAAACTTGCCGTTTCAAGGCTTTGTTTTGCTCCTGACGGGCGGGCTGTTTTATACGATCGGGACAATTTTCTTTGTTTGGAAAAAAATCCCTTATCACCATGCCATCTGGCACCTCTTCGTTTTAGCCGGAAGTGCCTGTATGTATTTTGCGATCTTGCTATATGTATAAGGCGAAAAAAGCGGGCCTTTTTTAGGTCCGCTTTCTTCTATCTTAATACCTTTCGAACACATTGGATGATGTATTTATTCCTTTTTATTTGTTGCGCATCAGCTGAGAACTTGCAACTTCTCTCATGAGAGGTGCACATTGTTTAAGTAGTCATTCATCTCTTGTTGACTCTTTAAAGCAATGATATCTTTTTTTTTGCCCATCACTTGGAAGTCGTGAAAGCGTTGAGCCATTTTTCTTTTCCGCGTGGATTGTAAGTCGTGTATTTGAACTACCCCCACTTAACACTCTTACGAGCTGTCTGAAGTGGGAGATTCCTA
It encodes:
- a CDS encoding zf-HC2 domain-containing protein, whose protein sequence is MKHLTRQQLEDYLAQKLPEVEEERVEEHLYACDDCLARYMDKVQEHHEGESHEKTLAWLTSSPSQ
- a CDS encoding RNA polymerase sigma factor; its protein translation is MDAQKTIEAAAEGSEEAFQAIVEEYGPSLYRAVLGVLRDPEEAKDATQEALIKIYRSLPQFQGKGLKTWMTRIAVNHAIDMKRKKQREYQKWERACNEPDAPQRSIDDRLLREELRDIIRERLEEIPERYREIMIAYYIEGKTFEQLAEVYKVKPKSVEIKLYRARQWLRKHWDREDFE
- a CDS encoding glycerol-3-phosphate responsive antiterminator; the protein is MDKGNRHTKSDVLDRLHAYQKVASLKDIRWIERALQPEISCVFLETGTLSAVKRYVNLFDRYGIPVFLHIEKIAGINTDRHGVEFLAHHVKPTGIITSKPKLVRYAQQYRLLSVLRMPLLDRESIDRGLKTVEESGPDIVQVLPASAAHFFQPVADGKSVPVIAGGLIETRGHAEDMLASGALAVSTSSPELWMYSFARKTEVKQS
- a CDS encoding pyridoxamine 5'-phosphate oxidase family protein, with translation MKQNDLKAHIIKILDDHSVGTLATIKEGKPFTRYMTFFHKGMTLYTATSEKTHKVNHIAENPSVHILIGYDGEGANDSFLEIEAQASLEDDMDLKRSLWNDKMSDYLSGPDDPEFIVIRCEPEKVTLMNDGEETPVTLERE